The Caulobacter sp. FWC26 genome contains a region encoding:
- the otsB gene encoding trehalose-phosphatase, which produces MTVAMPAARTESANLPTPPGDLPRRAALFLDLDGTLAPIMPRPDDVGPDPARARLLSLARERLNGRVAVVSGRSLPDLDHILSRGVPAIGAVHGLVRRSADGIVTTLEPHPGLEDARRILGELAHCDRGLLFEDKALSVALHYRNAPNAAEAVIEAAERLSRATGLILQLGDMVAELRTPGADKGAAVAAFLREPPFLGATPIFVGDDLTDEDGFAAAERLGGFGVLVGEPRPTTARYRLSDTRDVSRWLQTLTAPVTA; this is translated from the coding sequence ATGACCGTGGCCATGCCGGCCGCGCGGACGGAGTCCGCCAATCTGCCCACGCCGCCCGGCGACCTGCCCCGCCGGGCCGCCCTTTTCCTGGATCTGGACGGCACCTTGGCCCCGATCATGCCGCGTCCCGACGACGTGGGGCCTGACCCCGCCCGCGCCCGCTTGCTGAGCCTTGCGCGCGAGAGGCTGAACGGACGTGTCGCCGTCGTCAGCGGGCGGTCACTCCCCGACCTCGATCACATTCTCAGCCGGGGCGTGCCCGCGATTGGCGCGGTGCACGGCCTTGTGCGGCGCTCGGCCGACGGGATCGTCACCACGCTTGAGCCCCACCCTGGCCTCGAAGACGCCCGCCGGATCCTGGGTGAACTGGCGCATTGCGACCGAGGCCTGTTGTTCGAGGACAAGGCCCTCAGCGTCGCGCTGCACTATCGCAACGCGCCCAACGCCGCCGAAGCGGTGATTGAGGCCGCTGAACGTCTTTCCCGCGCGACAGGGCTTATCCTGCAACTCGGCGACATGGTGGCCGAGTTGCGCACGCCCGGCGCGGACAAGGGGGCGGCGGTCGCCGCCTTCCTGCGCGAACCGCCGTTCCTGGGCGCGACTCCCATCTTCGTCGGCGACGACCTGACCGACGAGGATGGCTTCGCCGCCGCTGAACGCCTGGGCGGCTTCGGCGTACTGGTCGGCGAACCGCGCCCGACCACCGCCCGCTATCGCCTATCTGACACCCGCGACGTCAGCCGCTGGCTGCAAACCCTCACCGCGCCGGTGACCGCATGA
- the otsA gene encoding alpha,alpha-trehalose-phosphate synthase (UDP-forming) gives MSRLIVVSNRVNPPNPADGESSTGGLAMALAAALREYSGIWFGWSGKTVPEFSGQLNMQRIDGVTVATVDLEETDYQEYYNGYANKTLWPLFHYRVDLTAYDRSFGQGYDRVNRLFAETLLPLIEPDDIVWIHDYHLIPLARELRRLGVTNRIGFFLHIPWPAHQLVVTLPRHRQLVEALFDYDLIGFQTEESLQAFEGYVFSEVEGSKTERGELVAFGKRARAAAFPIGVDAQDFARLVDGDTARKVYDRMMAHSVFRKMVVGVDRLDYSKGLEERLIGFERFLHDHPELRREVMLLQIAPISRDEVEAYQDLRVRLDGLIGRINGAYAEMDFTPIRWVNRSYRRDELAGVYRASKAALVTPLRDGMNLVAKEFVAAQDPEDPGVLILSRFAGAARQMKDALIINPNSPEEVSDALDRALSMDLTERQRRWRTLFDNVQREDVTAWRDDFVSALKGESISDTATAPLPRPRVQSLDTAAKALKARNTEAQDVRA, from the coding sequence ATGAGCCGGTTGATCGTGGTCTCCAACCGGGTGAACCCGCCCAATCCCGCCGACGGCGAAAGCTCGACGGGCGGCCTGGCCATGGCGCTCGCGGCGGCTCTGCGCGAGTATTCCGGCATCTGGTTTGGCTGGAGCGGCAAAACCGTTCCTGAGTTCAGCGGCCAGTTGAACATGCAGCGGATCGACGGCGTCACCGTCGCCACCGTCGATCTCGAGGAGACTGACTATCAGGAGTACTACAACGGCTACGCCAACAAGACGCTGTGGCCGCTGTTCCACTATCGCGTAGACCTGACCGCCTACGACCGCTCGTTCGGGCAGGGCTATGACCGGGTCAACCGCCTGTTCGCCGAGACCCTGCTGCCGCTGATCGAGCCAGACGACATCGTCTGGATCCACGACTATCACCTGATCCCCCTGGCGCGAGAGCTTCGCCGACTGGGCGTCACTAACCGGATCGGGTTCTTCCTGCACATCCCGTGGCCGGCGCATCAGCTGGTGGTCACCCTGCCCCGCCACCGGCAACTGGTGGAGGCTCTTTTCGACTACGACCTGATCGGCTTCCAGACCGAGGAGTCGCTTCAGGCTTTCGAAGGCTACGTTTTCTCAGAGGTCGAGGGCTCCAAGACCGAACGGGGCGAGCTTGTGGCGTTCGGCAAGCGCGCCCGGGCGGCGGCGTTCCCGATTGGCGTCGACGCCCAGGACTTCGCCCGCCTCGTCGACGGCGACACCGCTCGCAAGGTCTACGACCGCATGATGGCCCACAGCGTGTTTCGTAAGATGGTGGTGGGCGTCGACCGGCTGGACTACTCGAAGGGGCTTGAAGAGCGCCTCATCGGCTTCGAGCGCTTCCTGCACGACCACCCCGAGCTTCGCCGCGAAGTGATGCTCTTGCAGATCGCCCCGATCTCTCGCGACGAGGTCGAGGCCTATCAGGACCTGCGCGTGCGGCTCGACGGCCTGATCGGGCGCATCAACGGCGCCTATGCCGAGATGGACTTCACCCCCATCCGCTGGGTCAACCGCTCCTACCGTCGTGACGAACTGGCCGGCGTCTATCGCGCCAGCAAGGCCGCGCTGGTGACCCCGCTGCGCGACGGCATGAATCTGGTCGCCAAGGAGTTTGTCGCCGCCCAGGATCCGGAAGACCCCGGCGTGCTGATCCTCTCGCGCTTCGCCGGCGCGGCGCGTCAGATGAAGGACGCCCTGATCATCAATCCCAACAGCCCGGAAGAGGTCTCCGACGCGCTGGACAGGGCCCTGTCGATGGATCTGACCGAGCGCCAGCGCCGGTGGCGGACCCTGTTCGACAACGTCCAGCGCGAGGACGTCACCGCATGGCGCGACGACTTCGTTTCGGCGCTGAAGGGCGAGTCGATTTCGGACACGGCCACCGCCCCGCTCCCGAGACCTCGCGTGCAGAGCCTGGACACCGCTGCAAAGGCCCTGAAGGCCCGCAACACCGAGGCGCAGGACGTCAGAGCCTGA
- a CDS encoding BlaI/MecI/CopY family transcriptional regulator, with protein sequence MHITAAEAHVMEALWRRSPLSADELVAEVGAAQNWGEATVKTLINRLLKKKAIRSERADGKHGYRPLVDRSAYVQAESQGLLDRLFDGQLAPLISHFAQHRPLKPDEVAKLKKLIDEMGE encoded by the coding sequence ATGCACATCACCGCCGCCGAAGCCCATGTGATGGAAGCGCTCTGGCGCCGCTCGCCGTTATCGGCCGACGAGCTGGTCGCCGAGGTCGGCGCCGCGCAAAATTGGGGCGAAGCCACCGTCAAGACGCTGATCAATCGCCTGCTGAAGAAGAAGGCGATCCGCTCCGAGCGCGCCGACGGCAAACACGGCTATCGTCCGCTGGTCGACCGCAGCGCCTATGTCCAGGCTGAAAGCCAGGGACTTCTAGATCGCCTGTTTGACGGCCAGCTGGCGCCGCTGATCAGCCACTTCGCCCAACATCGGCCGCTCAAGCCCGACGAAGTCGCCAAGCTCAAGAAGCTCATCGACGAGATGGGCGAGTAG
- a CDS encoding 2-keto-4-pentenoate hydratase — translation MTVSEADSEVFAPAAIAPQFVKARQQGVSVPGYPGGVIPPSMADGYAVQDIAIDLWPDELVGWKVGLVPPQHRERLGAERLAGCIFKSKVQQASSEKPNTFRAIAGGFCAVEAEFIIRLGKDAPEGKTEWTAEEAADYVGELLVGVEIAGSPLKTINALGPTVVASDFGNNDGQIIGQAISNWRDIAWEDMPVETFINGKSVGTATAATIPGSPLAALAFLLGTVAARGKPLKKGQIVTTGATTGIHDVVAGDVAHVSFGPFGTVDCVAVPA, via the coding sequence GTGACCGTTTCTGAGGCCGACAGCGAGGTTTTCGCCCCCGCGGCCATCGCCCCCCAATTCGTCAAGGCTCGTCAGCAGGGCGTCAGCGTTCCAGGCTATCCAGGCGGCGTCATCCCCCCCAGCATGGCCGACGGCTACGCGGTCCAGGACATCGCAATCGACCTCTGGCCCGACGAACTGGTCGGCTGGAAGGTGGGTCTCGTGCCGCCGCAGCACCGCGAGCGCCTGGGCGCCGAACGGCTGGCCGGCTGCATCTTCAAGTCCAAGGTGCAGCAGGCGTCGTCCGAGAAGCCGAACACGTTCCGCGCCATCGCCGGCGGCTTCTGCGCGGTCGAGGCCGAGTTCATCATCCGCCTGGGTAAGGACGCGCCGGAAGGCAAGACCGAGTGGACCGCCGAGGAAGCCGCCGACTATGTGGGCGAGCTGCTGGTCGGCGTCGAGATCGCCGGCAGCCCCCTGAAGACCATCAATGCGCTCGGCCCCACCGTGGTGGCGTCAGACTTCGGCAACAATGATGGTCAGATCATTGGTCAGGCCATTTCCAACTGGCGCGACATCGCCTGGGAGGATATGCCGGTCGAGACCTTCATCAACGGCAAGTCGGTGGGTACCGCGACGGCCGCGACCATTCCGGGTTCGCCGCTCGCAGCGCTGGCCTTCCTGCTCGGAACCGTCGCCGCGCGCGGCAAGCCGCTGAAGAAGGGCCAGATCGTCACGACAGGCGCGACCACCGGGATTCACGACGTGGTCGCCGGCGACGTCGCCCATGTGAGTTTCGGCCCGTTCGGAACCGTGGATTGCGTAGCCGTCCCGGCCTGA
- a CDS encoding MFS transporter, with protein sequence MIEVPKAPEPSEKIGRYRWVIVTLLFLAMVINYVDRQTIGFLKTDLSHEFGWSEKDYANLVFYFQLSYAVAYLVWGKIMDKIGARWGFGIAFLIWQVAHIAHAGARGLTGFIFARMALGVGEAGGFPGGIKAVTEWFPKKERAFATGIFNAGTNIGAIVTPLVVPAIVLTWGWQMAFIVTGVAGLIWLPIWLLVYRTPRETKNLSAAELAHIEQDPADPVEKIAWTKLLTKRETWAYALGKFLIDPIWWMFLFWLPDFLGKRYGLDLKTFGPPIVAIYLLSDVGSVGGGWLSSRLLKNGASINKARKLTMLVCALLAVPVMFASYASSVWLAVLIIGVATAAHQGFSANLYTLPSDVFPRGAVGSVVGIGGMLGAFGGMVFSKYIGQVLESIGSYTPIFIVAGSAYLVALLVVHLLAPKMEPVKV encoded by the coding sequence TTGATCGAGGTTCCAAAAGCGCCCGAACCCTCCGAGAAGATCGGACGGTATCGCTGGGTCATCGTCACGCTGCTGTTTCTGGCGATGGTCATCAACTATGTCGATCGCCAGACGATCGGCTTCCTGAAGACCGACCTGTCGCACGAGTTCGGCTGGAGCGAGAAGGACTACGCCAACCTCGTCTTCTACTTCCAGCTCTCCTACGCCGTGGCCTACCTCGTCTGGGGTAAGATCATGGACAAGATCGGGGCGCGCTGGGGCTTCGGCATCGCCTTCCTGATCTGGCAAGTCGCGCACATCGCCCACGCCGGCGCGCGTGGCCTGACAGGCTTCATCTTCGCCCGCATGGCGCTGGGCGTCGGCGAGGCCGGAGGCTTCCCGGGCGGCATCAAGGCCGTGACCGAGTGGTTCCCCAAGAAGGAGCGCGCCTTCGCCACCGGCATCTTCAACGCCGGCACCAATATCGGCGCCATCGTCACCCCGCTGGTCGTTCCGGCCATCGTGCTGACCTGGGGCTGGCAGATGGCGTTCATCGTCACGGGCGTCGCCGGTCTGATCTGGCTGCCGATCTGGCTGCTGGTCTATCGTACGCCGCGCGAAACCAAGAACCTGTCCGCCGCCGAGCTGGCGCACATCGAGCAGGATCCGGCCGACCCGGTCGAAAAGATCGCCTGGACCAAACTGCTGACCAAGCGCGAGACCTGGGCCTATGCCCTGGGCAAGTTCCTGATCGACCCGATCTGGTGGATGTTCCTGTTCTGGCTGCCGGATTTCCTGGGCAAGCGTTATGGCCTGGACCTTAAGACTTTCGGCCCGCCGATCGTGGCGATCTATCTGCTGTCGGACGTCGGCAGCGTCGGCGGCGGCTGGCTATCCTCGCGCCTGCTCAAGAACGGCGCCTCGATCAACAAGGCCCGCAAGCTGACCATGCTGGTGTGTGCGCTGCTGGCCGTGCCGGTGATGTTCGCCTCCTACGCCAGCTCGGTCTGGCTGGCCGTGCTGATCATCGGTGTCGCCACCGCCGCCCACCAGGGCTTCTCGGCCAACCTCTACACCCTGCCGTCGGACGTGTTCCCGCGCGGGGCCGTGGGCTCGGTTGTCGGGATCGGCGGCATGCTGGGCGCGTTCGGCGGCATGGTGTTCTCCAAGTACATCGGCCAGGTGCTGGAAAGCATCGGCAGCTACACGCCGATCTTCATCGTGGCGGGCAGCGCCTATCTGGTCGCGCTGCTGGTCGTTCACCTGCTGGCGCCCAAGATGGAGCCGGTGAAGGTCTAG
- a CDS encoding PQQ-dependent sugar dehydrogenase gives MRTPLLTASAALAAALAACGPAPAQPGQAGAPVESRAPNAPEQKPAFAGQTRAPGLNSAISGQYQTLASGLDHPWGMAFLPTGEILVTERAGRLRVYGKDGKLSPAVTGLPAIYAQGQGGLLGVAIDPDYAKNGLVYWSYAEETDGVNGTAVARGKLALGAAPKVDDVQVIWRQTPKMASALHFGGRLVFGRDGKLFITTGERSIPAGRVQAQNLDGTLGKVVRINADGSIPSDNPFVNTAGAKPDIWSLGHRNIQSATLDAQGRLWTVEHGARGGDELNRPEPGKNYGWPLITYGEEYSGKPISEGATQKAGLEQPVYYWDPVIAPSGMALYNGALFPALKGSLLIGSMREQHVARLVLKDDKVVGEERLFADIGGRVRDVSVGPDGAIYVLTDEEDGKLIRITPKG, from the coding sequence ATGCGCACGCCCTTGCTCACCGCCTCCGCCGCCCTCGCCGCCGCCTTGGCCGCCTGTGGTCCCGCTCCCGCTCAGCCCGGCCAGGCCGGCGCGCCGGTCGAGAGCCGCGCGCCGAACGCCCCGGAGCAGAAACCCGCCTTCGCCGGCCAGACCCGCGCGCCCGGCCTGAACTCCGCGATCAGCGGCCAGTATCAGACGCTCGCCAGCGGCCTGGACCACCCCTGGGGCATGGCCTTCCTGCCGACCGGCGAGATCCTGGTGACCGAGCGGGCCGGCCGCCTGCGCGTCTATGGCAAGGACGGCAAGCTTTCCCCCGCCGTTACTGGCCTGCCGGCGATCTACGCCCAGGGCCAAGGCGGCCTGCTGGGCGTCGCCATCGATCCTGACTACGCCAAGAACGGCCTCGTCTACTGGTCCTACGCGGAGGAAACCGACGGCGTAAACGGCACGGCCGTGGCGCGTGGCAAGCTGGCCCTGGGCGCGGCGCCCAAGGTGGACGATGTGCAGGTGATCTGGCGCCAGACGCCGAAGATGGCCAGCGCCCTGCACTTCGGCGGCCGCCTGGTGTTTGGTCGTGACGGGAAGCTCTTCATCACCACCGGCGAGCGATCGATCCCGGCCGGCCGTGTGCAGGCCCAGAACCTGGACGGCACCCTAGGCAAAGTCGTTCGGATCAACGCCGACGGCTCGATCCCCAGCGACAATCCGTTCGTGAACACTGCCGGCGCCAAGCCGGACATCTGGTCGCTGGGCCATCGCAACATCCAATCGGCCACGCTGGATGCGCAGGGCCGCCTGTGGACCGTCGAGCACGGCGCACGCGGCGGCGACGAGCTGAACCGCCCAGAACCCGGCAAGAACTACGGCTGGCCGCTGATCACCTATGGCGAGGAGTATTCGGGCAAGCCGATCAGCGAAGGCGCGACGCAGAAGGCGGGGCTGGAACAACCCGTGTACTACTGGGACCCCGTCATCGCCCCGTCGGGCATGGCGCTCTATAACGGCGCCCTGTTCCCAGCGCTGAAGGGTAGCCTGCTGATCGGCTCGATGCGCGAGCAGCACGTCGCACGCCTGGTGCTCAAGGATGACAAGGTGGTCGGCGAGGAGCGCCTGTTCGCCGACATCGGCGGCCGCGTCCGCGACGTATCGGTCGGTCCCGACGGCGCGATTTACGTGCTGACCGACGAGGAAGACGGCAAGCTGATCAGGATCACGCCGAAGGGCTGA
- a CDS encoding arsinothricin resistance N-acetyltransferase ArsN1 family A, producing the protein MTAAALTVRPAAVDDATAMAEIYNEGIADRVATFETTPRTPEDVLAWFDGKHPAVVVVDAAGQVVGYAVTFAYADRCCYAGVAEFSVYVRRSHRGQGVGVVAMKALIAAAEDAGFWKLLSRVFVENRASLALLRSVGFREVGVHEKHGKLDGVWRDVVAVERIIEANLG; encoded by the coding sequence ATGACCGCCGCTGCGCTGACCGTACGTCCAGCCGCCGTCGATGACGCGACGGCTATGGCCGAGATCTACAACGAGGGCATCGCCGACCGGGTCGCCACCTTCGAGACCACGCCGCGCACGCCCGAGGACGTGTTGGCCTGGTTTGACGGGAAGCATCCGGCCGTGGTCGTGGTCGATGCGGCCGGGCAGGTGGTCGGCTATGCGGTGACCTTCGCCTACGCCGATCGCTGCTGCTATGCGGGCGTGGCGGAGTTCTCGGTCTATGTCCGCCGTTCGCATCGCGGTCAGGGCGTCGGGGTGGTGGCCATGAAGGCCTTGATCGCCGCCGCCGAGGACGCAGGTTTCTGGAAGCTGTTGTCGCGGGTGTTCGTGGAGAACCGGGCCAGCCTGGCTCTGTTGCGCTCGGTCGGATTTCGCGAGGTGGGCGTGCATGAGAAGCACGGCAAGCTCGATGGCGTCTGGCGCGACGTGGTCGCCGTGGAGCGGATCATCGAAGCCAATCTTGGCTAG